The region TGTTTTCCCAACGCCGGTATCACCGTAGACGAAGATGTTTCGGGGACTGGCTCCATTAGCCACGCTCTGAAGCACTTCCACGTATGTAGACATCTCATCTTCTCGAGCAATGAGTGTGTCAGGCGTATATCCATCAGTAAGGACCTCCTCGTTATCGAACACGGCGTCAGTCTGTGTGAACCGTCCCATACTAGCCGTCTCTGACCCTACCTATAAATAACCACTGTGTGAACTGTGTCAAGTGAGTCAAGTGTGTCAAGTGAGTCGTTGATTTATATAACACACACACACCGTTTTTCACGGACGTATGTCTTGAGAGAGTGGGTGGCTGTTGGGACGCCGTGATCGGAGCCGTATCCGTGCATGTGTGGGAGGCAGTGGTTGTAGGGGTTGGCGGGAAGGAGGCGTGTTCACGACACGCCTCATGTTGTTTGTTCGCTCAATTTACTCAGTACGGTTATTATTGTATTTATTATTATATAAAGTTTTTGTCATATATATTTTACATAATTATATCAATATGTTATTGAGATGATAATACCACCACTGACAGCGACTAACATCTGACCCCACTGTTTCAGCGAGAGTCTCACTGAGAAACGGTGTGTGTGTGGTATATAAATGAACCACTCACTTGACACACTTGACAGAATAAGATACGAATGACACACGTGACAAAATGTGTCTATAGCTAGTCATGATGTAACGTGATTTTCTCCGTATGCAACTTGATACCACCGTGTAAATCGGACACTCAGTGAAGTTGAGCAGTCATCTGTTGAATTCCGTAATACAAAACTGGACCCAATACAGCACTGAGAATAACTGTTCCAACGAGAGGGAGAATTCCTGTCGGATCGGGACTGAGTGCAATCAAGATGCTGAATCCACTAACCACGGCAATAAAAATAGATATGCCTACAAGCGCAGTCTGTGCCATATCGGAGCGTACACTCATATCCCTAATAAAACGGCATTTTCTATTTTCCCGCTGAGAAACTAATACCAATCGAACAATATCGTGTTTGTCACAGATGTCCCACAGTCTCAGAGTCGCTCAGAACACATTTCAGTATAGTAATACACATCATATTGCAAGAAATATTAGCATGCATACGCATCAGTATAGTTCGGGGAAAATGTAATTTAGACTATTTAATACGGTGCTGTTTTTACTTCACTTTAGAAATAAAATCGCTCAGAGCTGTAATATGTATATATCTCATCACTACAGAAGCCTGGGCTGAGTAGCCCGTCAGTAAGTGGGATCAGGAGACTCCTGTGCAAGGCACAAGTATCTACAGATTCCATACAATGATATCATAGCCTCCAACGAATGAGTTCACAAACATCTCCAAGTATCCAGCCAGGTGCCGTAGTCAAGAATCGAAACCGACTATGGAGAGTTGATTCCGTTGATGGAGACGTTGTCACAGCGACTCCCATAGACGGGAGCACTGCCGACAAGCATCGGTTTTATATTCCGGTCGAGGATATCAGAGAGGGCAGTCTGAATCCGCCAGATTCTGAGAAACTCGGGAATCCTGAGTTTCAGCGGCTACTAAATCGGTCATATCGGCTTTCGATGCTACACGGGACAGCTCCACTCGTAAGCCTCCAACGGTCACGGGTTATCCCAACCGAGTACCAGCTTACTCCAGTTGTAATGTCTTTGGATATGCCCCGTGTCCGAATGCTGCTGGCTGACGACGTCGGTCTAGGGAAAACCATTGAAGCAGGCCTCATCACCAGCGAACTGATGGCCCGCAACAAAGCGGATCGTATTCTCATAATTACGCCTGCGAATCTCCGAGACCAGTGGCGTGAAGCGTTTACCTACTTCTTCCACATTGATGCGGATATTATCAGCCGCCGCCATCGAAAGGCGATGGAAAAGGAAATCCCACCAGGAACTAGTCCGTGGGAGCATTTTTCGAAACTCATTGTCAGTATCGACTACGCCAAACAAAATAGCGTTCGACACGAGATTCTGGATCAAGAGTGGGATCTCGTCATTATTGATGAGGCACACCAAGCGGCGAAACCGCATGAATCCGGGGCAAACGAAACCGTCGATATGCAACGCTGGGACTTTGCGACCGATATCACCGACCACGCTGAACACTGTCTCCTCCTGACGGCTACGCCCCACAACGGCTACACGGATTCGTTTGCGAGCTTGATTCGGATGCTTGACGTCGACGCAGTATCTGGTCCTCGACATGACCCTACCGTTCACCGAGATATCGCCCGAAAGCATGTTGTCCAACGACGGCGGGACGATGTCAAGCGATGGTTCTCTGACAGCGACGGTCAAAGTCCCTTCCCAAAGCGAGATCAAGACGAAGTACGGGTTACGCCGACAGCATACGAGGAAGAGACATACGATGCCGTCCGAGAGTATGGAGAGCTGTTGATGTCCTCCGCACAACGGTCAAGCTCCAAGAGCCAGACGCTGGCTCGTTGGTCAGTCATCCACTTCCTGAAGCGAGCATTAAGTAGCCCCGAAGCGCTCCGCCGATCGATAAAAAACCGTCAGGAAAAGCTCGAAGGTCGGCTGGATGAACTTGACGAGGAGGATACCCAGACTGTAATCGAAGAGACAGCAGGAGTCTCCGAGTCGATGGCTCAGGCGAATGCACTTGACGACGATCCTGGTGAAGAGTACAGTGAAGAGGAGGTCGGAGAACGGGTCGAGCGGGTCGTCACGGGTGATAAAGCCGCTATCGAACAGGAACTGGAGGTTCTCGAAGATGTTGCAGAAAAGGCGGAGCGGGTCACCAAAACCCGTGATGCAAAGTTACAGCGGCTTCTCGACGAAACTCTACCCCAGCGGTTCCAATACCCTCGTGTCATCATATTTACAAAGTACGTGGATACGCTGGAGTATCTCGAAGAGCAGATCAAGGATTCGCAGGGTGATGAGACCGAAGTCTTCACTCTCCACGGGTCTCTAAATGAGGCACAACGGAAGGAGCGGTTCAAAGAGTTTGAAGAATCTACACGGGGCGTTCTCATCGCCACTGACGTCATCAGCGAAGGGATGAACCTCCAACACGCCGCAAACCAAATTATTCACTACGAGCTGCCGTGGAACCCGAACAGATTGGAACAGCGGAACGGTCGAATCGACCGATATGGGCAGGAGAACGACGAGGTCGTCATCCGGACGATGGTCGTCGAGGATCAGATGGACGTGGCTATTCTCGAAAAACTCGTCCAGAAAGCGAACAACATCAGGCAGGAGTACGGGTTCTCACCACCGTACTTCGGCGACGACGAAGGGATCCTCGAACTGCTCAAAGACGAGGGAATCGACGCTGGCGTTCCACAGGCAACACTAGAAGAGTTCGGCGGCTCCGCACCAGCGGAGCGTGAGAGTGCGAGTGTCTTTGACGACCAGACACTTGACCGAATTAAATCCGAATCGTTCTACGGGCATACTGAAGTCGGCCTACAGGAGGTTCAAAAGCGTCAAGAAGAGACCCACCAGCGAATCGGCGGGCAGGGCACGTTAGAGCAGTTCGTCAAGAGTGGTCTGAACCTGTTCAATTGCTCGTACGAGATGAACGTCCAAGGGCACCTCAACATCGAGGTTACTGCTGATCGACTTCAATCACCGGACATCAAACGTGAGTACGAGGACGTGACGTTCGATCCCAACGAGGCGTCCCAGTCATCGGATGCGGAGATGCTTGACATCGCCCATCCGCTCGTACAACGGCTCATCGAAGCCGTCAAAGAGACAGCGTTGACCGATGAGAACCGCTACGGGCGGACAGCAATACGGGGAACCGATGAGGTGAGGGAGCCGACAGCAGTGTATACAGCACTGGTTCGATACGTGGCAGACACCCAGCCCGATCCGACGATTATGGAGGAGTTGGTACAGGTCGGGTTGCCAATCTACGGGGACAAGCCACTTGAGCAAGATACCGTTGAGGCTTTAGAGGAGAGTGAAGCCAAACCGGTTCAGCGCACATCGATGGAGAAGGAAGACGAACTCAGAGCGGCACTCGGACACGGAGCGTTCGAACAGACGCTACAACGGCGAGCAGAACAGCGGCGGGACAAGATTGTCGAACAGCGGACCGAGATGCGAGCGGAGCTTGAGAAATCCGGAAGTGGAAGCTGGCTGTCCGGGATTGATGACGTCGAGATTGCGAGCAAAGATCTGCTGACTGTCACCATCTATTATGGGAGCAACTAACGATGAGTATCGATACACCCTCTACCGACGCTGAAATCGAATCGAGTTCCGATACGCCACGAACCGGATCAACGACATTCATTAATACGAGCGGCGGTCTCCTCACCGAGGAACTGGTTGGCAAAGTCCGTCAACGTCAGTGCGGAGAGTCTGCCGTCCGACCGGAGACCTTTGCGTTACCGAACACGGAGCCGCCCGAAGAGGCGGACATCGAAGCAGAGATCGGGAATACGTGGAACACGCTTCGGGAGCGATGGGACGAGCTGACTATGGACGAGACACTATTCCATATGGACGTCTCGGACGCTCGCAACAAGTGGATTCTCAAGCTATTCCGAAACCTTGGCTTCGAGCCGGTCTTCCAGCGTGAGAATCTCGAAGCGGGCGGCATCGAGGCGAACCTCTCTCATAAGGGATGGCCGGACGGCGAGATCGAAAACTATGGTGAACTGGAGGGGCGGACGGCTCCAATCATTCATACCGTTAAGCCGGAACAGAAGCTGGATCAAAAACCCGAAAATGCTCCTCGTGGAAGAAAAAGTCCACATGACACGCTCCAGGAGTTCCTAAATGCCAGCGACGAACATGACTGGGCTGTCGTAACAAACGGGCTGACGCTCCGAGTTCTTCGGGATTTCTATCACACGTACACCCGTGGATACGTGGAGTTCGATCTGGAGAATATATTTACGACCCGGAATTACGGGGACTTCCGGGGACTCTACCGGCTCTGCCACGCTACACGGTTCATCGATCCGATCGTAGCCGATGAAGAGGAGGATGATATTGAGACTCCTCTGGAGCAGCTCTACCAGGTCGCTCTGTCTACTGGGGTCAAGGTTGGTCAAGATCTCCAATCCAACGTCGTAAGCGCCATCGAGACGCTGGGGACCGGGCTACTCAACCAGGAGATTCGGGAGTTCCTCAAAGAAGGTGGAGAAGAGGAAGCCAAAGAGTACTATCAGGAGGTCCTTCTCTTGGTATATCGCCTGCTTTTCCTGATGTATGCAGAGCAGCGGGGGATGATGGCGTCACGTGATAGCCTGTACACCAACGAGTATAGCATCACGAACCTCCGTAGAAAAGCCGAAAACCGTCGAAGCGGGAGTGACCGAAATACTGATCTTTGGCACGGCTTACAGTCCACGTTCCGTCTCGTCGAGAAGGGTGACGACGAACTCGGCGTCCCTTGTTACAATGGAATGCTCTTCGACTCGAACCGGTTTGAATGGGTGTCCGAAGCCGAGTGTTTCAACGATGATCTCTTGGATGCAATTGAGGATCTCACCCTCATTGAGCACGAGGGCACTCGCCAACGAATCTCGTACGCCGACCTCGGTGTTGAGGAGATTGGGTCTGTCTACGAGAGTCTGCTCGAGTTTACACCGAGGCTTGCATCTGAAGTAATTGAATTGGAAGACAGAACGATTACTCGTGGTAAGTTCTATCTCGACGACCGGGGGACCGAGCGAAAAGAGACCGGGAGCTACTATACTGATCCGGGATTAGTTCAAGAACTTATTCAGAGCTCGCTGGAACCCGTCGTTGAAGATCGTATGGAAAACGCTGTCACGACTCCGGAACAGGAAGAAGCCCTCCTCGACATCTCTGTCTGCGATCCAGCAAGCGGAAGTGGTGCGTTCCTGATCGCCGCCAACAATTTCTTAGCACAGCGACTCGCTCGCATTCGATCTGACAGTGACTATCCGCCTGGAGACAAGATTCGTGAGGCACGCAGAGATGTCCTCCAGCACTGTATCTATGCAGTCGACCTCAATCCAATGGCCGTCGAATTGGCAAAGGTCAGTCTCTGGATAAACTCTGCTGTAGAAGACAAGCCGCTAAACTTTCTTGATCACCGTATCAAACAAGGAAATTCGCTTGTTGGGACAAATAGAGATCTAATTAATCGAGGCGTTCCTGCTGATGCCTATGAGACATCGAAGGGTCGTGACTGGCACATTGGCAATGAAATAAGGAAACGTGTCCGTCAAGAAAATAGCGAACTGAATGATAATAACCAACAGATTCGGCTTGATACTCAGTGGGATGACCGTCAGGAAGATTATGTAAGTCTTGCAGAACAGTTGGATCAATTAGAGGAATCTGAGGTCAAGAATATAAATAAGAAACAAAAAATCTACAATGATCTCCGTGAGAGTGAAAATTTCCAGCG is a window of Haloquadratum walsbyi C23 DNA encoding:
- a CDS encoding helicase-related protein, which gives rise to MSSQTSPSIQPGAVVKNRNRLWRVDSVDGDVVTATPIDGSTADKHRFYIPVEDIREGSLNPPDSEKLGNPEFQRLLNRSYRLSMLHGTAPLVSLQRSRVIPTEYQLTPVVMSLDMPRVRMLLADDVGLGKTIEAGLITSELMARNKADRILIITPANLRDQWREAFTYFFHIDADIISRRHRKAMEKEIPPGTSPWEHFSKLIVSIDYAKQNSVRHEILDQEWDLVIIDEAHQAAKPHESGANETVDMQRWDFATDITDHAEHCLLLTATPHNGYTDSFASLIRMLDVDAVSGPRHDPTVHRDIARKHVVQRRRDDVKRWFSDSDGQSPFPKRDQDEVRVTPTAYEEETYDAVREYGELLMSSAQRSSSKSQTLARWSVIHFLKRALSSPEALRRSIKNRQEKLEGRLDELDEEDTQTVIEETAGVSESMAQANALDDDPGEEYSEEEVGERVERVVTGDKAAIEQELEVLEDVAEKAERVTKTRDAKLQRLLDETLPQRFQYPRVIIFTKYVDTLEYLEEQIKDSQGDETEVFTLHGSLNEAQRKERFKEFEESTRGVLIATDVISEGMNLQHAANQIIHYELPWNPNRLEQRNGRIDRYGQENDEVVIRTMVVEDQMDVAILEKLVQKANNIRQEYGFSPPYFGDDEGILELLKDEGIDAGVPQATLEEFGGSAPAERESASVFDDQTLDRIKSESFYGHTEVGLQEVQKRQEETHQRIGGQGTLEQFVKSGLNLFNCSYEMNVQGHLNIEVTADRLQSPDIKREYEDVTFDPNEASQSSDAEMLDIAHPLVQRLIEAVKETALTDENRYGRTAIRGTDEVREPTAVYTALVRYVADTQPDPTIMEELVQVGLPIYGDKPLEQDTVEALEESEAKPVQRTSMEKEDELRAALGHGAFEQTLQRRAEQRRDKIVEQRTEMRAELEKSGSGSWLSGIDDVEIASKDLLTVTIYYGSN
- a CDS encoding Eco57I restriction-modification methylase domain-containing protein, with amino-acid sequence MSIDTPSTDAEIESSSDTPRTGSTTFINTSGGLLTEELVGKVRQRQCGESAVRPETFALPNTEPPEEADIEAEIGNTWNTLRERWDELTMDETLFHMDVSDARNKWILKLFRNLGFEPVFQRENLEAGGIEANLSHKGWPDGEIENYGELEGRTAPIIHTVKPEQKLDQKPENAPRGRKSPHDTLQEFLNASDEHDWAVVTNGLTLRVLRDFYHTYTRGYVEFDLENIFTTRNYGDFRGLYRLCHATRFIDPIVADEEEDDIETPLEQLYQVALSTGVKVGQDLQSNVVSAIETLGTGLLNQEIREFLKEGGEEEAKEYYQEVLLLVYRLLFLMYAEQRGMMASRDSLYTNEYSITNLRRKAENRRSGSDRNTDLWHGLQSTFRLVEKGDDELGVPCYNGMLFDSNRFEWVSEAECFNDDLLDAIEDLTLIEHEGTRQRISYADLGVEEIGSVYESLLEFTPRLASEVIELEDRTITRGKFYLDDRGTERKETGSYYTDPGLVQELIQSSLEPVVEDRMENAVTTPEQEEALLDISVCDPASGSGAFLIAANNFLAQRLARIRSDSDYPPGDKIREARRDVLQHCIYAVDLNPMAVELAKVSLWINSAVEDKPLNFLDHRIKQGNSLVGTNRDLINRGVPADAYETSKGRDWHIGNEIRKRVRQENSELNDNNQQIRLDTQWDDRQEDYVSLAEQLDQLEESEVKNINKKQKIYNDLRESENFQREKLAHDVWTAAFYWPLDGSAEEYPTPNIIEQIRRNPPTPSNSSLSELTGLQAVRERATQLAEKESFFHWKLEFPEVYAAGGFDCIIGNPPWEIVEFEEREFFAVQAPHIADASTQSERRELISELEKTDPELYSEYQSAVNRMESRVRFLKESGRYELTGTGHVNTYSTFTEHALSNINNYGRCGIIVPQGIATDSNTQEFFQHIVEKRRLISLLGFENRSQLFPDVDGRFNFCLLTLSGRKETQEKFELAFYLTEIDQLQDEQRRFNLSKRDIKTINPNTKTCPTFQNREDANLTLNIHRRTDILKKEADGSGNQWDISLERMFHMSNDSGLFETSSTLQQDGFELSGNIFVKDDLKYLPVYEAKYIHQHDHRFATYEGIENAPDEKPRKLSPEKKDVENKRVIPRYWIKEDEYKSQEYEDWHLLLRAITNATNERTVIASLAPSTPTVNSVNHVLGVSAPDGLILSSCLNSYVLDFVARQKVGGTNLSQFIIKQLPVPTPEKANQIQLDNNPIRKAILERAEKLIYTGSDLSSIGSELNNDSDPYQFTEPDGKKREEVRYELEALICHLYGIHSEEFKPLFDSFKQIKQRDQQKYGYYRTRDEIKRRFDDLAPRITYESKSEQ